The following proteins are encoded in a genomic region of Hippopotamus amphibius kiboko isolate mHipAmp2 chromosome 8, mHipAmp2.hap2, whole genome shotgun sequence:
- the LOC130859382 gene encoding 39S ribosomal protein L42, mitochondrial-like, with amino-acid sequence MALAAVKWTISSRTILQHLFPIQNGALYFICHKSTYSSLPDDDNCNVELALTSDGRTTGWYHPSVDVPYEHTKAIPWPDPMQNNEETHDLVLKTGLEEKGEHLEQGPMIEQLSKMFFTTKHRWYPHGQYHRHHRKLNPPKDR; translated from the coding sequence ATGGCATTGGCAGCAGTAAAATGGACGATATCAAGCAGAACTATCTTGCAACACTTGTTTCCAATTCAGAATGGCGCCTTATATTTTATCTGTCATAAATCTACGTATTCTTCTCTTCCAGATGACGATAATTGCAACGTAGAGCTTGCCTTGACATCTGATGGCAGGACAACAGGATGGTATCACCCTTCTGTGGACGTTCCGTATGAACACACAAAAGCTATCCCTTGGCCAGATCCCATGCAGAATAATGAAGAAACACATGATCTAGTGCTGAAAACCGGATTAGAAGAAAAGGGTGAACACTTAGAGCAAGGACCCATGATAGAACAACTTAGCAAAATGTTCTTTACTACTAAACACCGTTGGTATCCTCATGGCCAGTATCATAGACATCACAGGAAACTGAATCCTCCAAAAGACAGATGA